The following proteins come from a genomic window of Frankia casuarinae:
- a CDS encoding HNH endonuclease, producing MAEALVLNATYEPLCVVSQRRALVLVLTDKAVMVESAGQVLRSATASIDVPIVVRLARFVRVPYRSQVPLTRKGVLARDHHRCVYCNAPATSLDHVIPRSRGGPHAWENVVAACGRCNHLKADRAVADLGWRLRTAPRAPSGAAWRILGSRRMDPRWSAYLSTDVTEAASA from the coding sequence GTGGCAGAGGCGCTGGTTCTCAATGCCACGTACGAGCCTCTGTGCGTGGTGTCGCAAAGGCGCGCGCTGGTGCTGGTCCTGACCGACAAGGCCGTCATGGTCGAATCGGCCGGGCAGGTTCTTCGGTCCGCGACGGCATCCATCGATGTCCCGATCGTGGTCCGGTTAGCGCGTTTCGTCCGGGTGCCGTACCGCTCGCAGGTCCCGCTAACCCGTAAGGGTGTGCTGGCCCGCGACCATCATCGCTGCGTGTACTGCAATGCTCCGGCAACATCACTGGATCATGTCATTCCACGCTCCCGTGGGGGCCCGCATGCGTGGGAGAACGTCGTGGCGGCCTGTGGCCGCTGCAACCATCTGAAAGCCGACCGGGCCGTCGCTGATCTCGGCTGGCGGCTCCGCACGGCGCCACGGGCGCCGAGCGGAGCCGCTTGGCGCATTCTGGGCTCCCGTCGGATGGATCCACGCTGGTCGGCCTACCTGAGTACCGACGTGACCGAGGCCGCCTCGGCCTGA